One Actinospica robiniae DSM 44927 genomic region harbors:
- a CDS encoding SigB/SigF/SigG family RNA polymerase sigma factor, which produces MACVEQRAEQRAEQRAETMRVLRRMSDLPEGDARRERLRAEVVEDHMPYARHIARRYSRHDGAEDDFDQVAYLGLVKAVDNFDPEHGTGFLGYATAMIVGEIKRYFRDATWSVHVPRHMQELTAALHRSRDDLIAQFGREPTIPELAARIGVEQDEVVEALDAAGAYTTSSLDRPVGFEEDSASLGELLGDDDPGFALTENLEVLRGLVAGLPARDKRILLLRFFRGMTQAEIGEELGLSQMQVSRLLAKIIAQLREGFSLTAA; this is translated from the coding sequence ATGGCGTGTGTCGAGCAGCGCGCCGAACAGCGCGCTGAGCAGCGCGCGGAGACGATGCGCGTGCTGCGGCGGATGTCCGACCTGCCGGAGGGCGACGCGCGGCGGGAGAGGCTGCGCGCGGAGGTGGTCGAGGACCACATGCCCTACGCCCGGCACATCGCCCGCCGCTACAGCCGGCACGACGGGGCCGAGGACGACTTCGACCAGGTCGCTTACCTGGGCCTGGTCAAGGCGGTGGACAACTTCGACCCGGAGCACGGCACCGGGTTCCTCGGCTACGCCACCGCGATGATCGTGGGCGAGATCAAGCGCTACTTCCGGGACGCGACCTGGTCGGTCCACGTGCCGCGGCACATGCAGGAGCTCACCGCGGCGCTGCACCGCAGCCGCGACGACCTGATCGCGCAGTTCGGCCGCGAGCCGACCATCCCGGAGCTCGCCGCGCGCATCGGCGTCGAACAGGACGAGGTGGTCGAGGCGCTCGACGCGGCCGGGGCGTACACCACCTCCTCGCTCGACCGGCCGGTCGGGTTCGAGGAGGACAGCGCCAGTCTGGGCGAGCTCTTGGGCGACGACGACCCCGGGTTCGCGCTGACCGAGAACCTCGAGGTGCTGCGCGGGCTGGTGGCCGGATTGCCCGCGCGGGACAAGCGGATCCTGCTGCTGCGCTTCTTCCGCGGGATGACCCAGGCGGAGATCGGCGAGGAGCTGGGCCTGTCCCAGATGCAGGTCTCCCGGCTGCTGGCGAAGATCATCGCGCAGCTGCGCGAGGGATTCTCGCTGACCGCGGCCTGA
- a CDS encoding SigB/SigF/SigG family RNA polymerase sigma factor: MEDQPMIPGPAVPSPGEAACDDRADQRAETMRVLRRMSGLPAGDLERERLRAAVVEDHMPYARHIARRYGRRGVADEDFEQVAYLGLVKAVDNFDPDHGTAFLGYAAPMIVGEIKRYFRDATWGVHVPRHMQELTGALHKATDALTTELGREPTIPELAEHIGVDPDEVVEALDAAGAYTTSSLDRPVGFGQDCASLGELIGGEDPGFALTEDRAVLRGLVSELRDRDKRILLLRFFRGMTQAEIGEELGLSQMQISRILTKILCDLREGFE, encoded by the coding sequence GTGGAAGATCAGCCGATGATCCCGGGCCCGGCGGTTCCGAGCCCGGGCGAAGCGGCGTGCGACGACCGTGCCGATCAGCGCGCCGAGACGATGCGCGTACTGCGGCGGATGTCCGGGCTGCCCGCCGGCGACCTCGAGCGGGAGAGGCTGCGCGCGGCGGTGGTCGAGGACCACATGCCCTACGCCCGGCACATCGCCCGCCGCTACGGCCGCCGCGGGGTGGCCGACGAGGACTTCGAGCAGGTCGCCTATCTGGGCCTGGTCAAGGCGGTGGACAACTTCGACCCGGACCACGGCACCGCGTTCCTCGGCTACGCCGCGCCGATGATCGTGGGCGAGATCAAGCGCTATTTCCGCGACGCCACCTGGGGCGTGCACGTACCGCGCCACATGCAGGAGCTCACCGGCGCGCTGCACAAGGCCACCGACGCGCTGACCACCGAGCTCGGCCGGGAGCCGACCATACCGGAGCTGGCCGAGCACATCGGGGTCGATCCGGACGAGGTGGTCGAGGCACTCGACGCGGCCGGCGCTTACACCACCTCTTCGCTCGACCGTCCGGTCGGCTTCGGGCAGGACTGTGCCAGCCTCGGCGAGCTGATCGGCGGCGAGGACCCGGGCTTCGCGCTGACCGAGGACCGGGCGGTACTGCGCGGCCTGGTCTCGGAGCTGCGGGACCGGGACAAGCGGATCCTGCTGCTGCGCTTCTTCCGCGGGATGACGCAGGCGGAGATCGGCGAGGAGCTCGGTCTGTCCCAGATGCAGATCTCCCGGATCCTCACCAAGATCCTGTGCGACCTGCGCGAGGGCTTCGAGTGA
- a CDS encoding ATP-binding protein yields the protein MGQTRDLEDGTPVRMVTLTLLADQDYLALARTSAMHVGALLFLPLPRVNDLRLAVDEACTSFLTPARPVSADAPPPETVETMELSYDRYPRHLHVTIRARAPRSWPARDELGWAMLGSLVGQVRIEVREGIGVLTLIEPLPMR from the coding sequence ATGGGGCAGACGCGGGATCTCGAGGACGGCACGCCGGTGCGGATGGTCACCCTGACCCTGCTGGCCGACCAGGACTACCTCGCGCTGGCCCGCACCTCGGCGATGCACGTCGGCGCGCTGCTCTTCCTTCCGCTGCCGCGGGTCAACGACCTGCGCCTCGCCGTCGACGAGGCCTGCACCTCCTTCCTCACCCCGGCCCGGCCGGTCAGCGCGGACGCGCCGCCGCCGGAGACCGTGGAGACGATGGAGCTGAGCTACGACCGCTACCCCCGCCACCTGCACGTCACCATCCGGGCCCGGGCGCCGCGGAGCTGGCCGGCGCGCGACGAGCTCGGCTGGGCGATGCTCGGCAGCCTGGTCGGCCAGGTCCGGATTGAGGTGCGGGAAGGCATCGGCGTCCTGACCCTGATCGAGCCGCTGCCGATGCGCTGA